One window of the Candidatus Jettenia sp. genome contains the following:
- a CDS encoding P-II family nitrogen regulator, protein MKKIEAIVRTEMFDSIKSALSELGYPGMTVTMVKGHGNQKGIVETWRGKMFRIDLLSKIKIEITVKDTDVENIVNTIIQKSQTGNMGDGKIFISHIENVYRVRTRESGEIAI, encoded by the coding sequence ATGAAAAAGATAGAAGCAATCGTTAGAACGGAAATGTTTGATAGTATCAAGAGTGCGTTATCAGAATTGGGCTATCCGGGAATGACGGTAACAATGGTAAAAGGACACGGGAATCAAAAAGGTATCGTTGAAACGTGGCGTGGAAAAATGTTTCGGATTGACCTCCTATCCAAGATTAAAATCGAAATAACGGTCAAAGATACTGATGTTGAAAATATTGTAAACACGATTATCCAAAAATCCCAAACCGGGAATATGGGTGATGGAAAGATATTTATTTCCCATATAGAAAATGTTTATCGTGTTCGAACCAGGGAGTCAGGTGAAATTGCAATCTAA
- a CDS encoding universal stress protein: MNALGYAVKMAIKDSARLYLMYVECVFDYGGLKFGYEGILDPDTVVKMKKKLMDSVPEDVREYISIETLIAIGIPADEIIKVARRKRIDAIVMGTHGRAGISHMVIGSVTEKVIRASPCPVLCIKDN, from the coding sequence ATGAATGCACTCGGATACGCTGTAAAAATGGCAATAAAGGACTCTGCCAGGCTTTATCTTATGTACGTTGAGTGTGTATTTGATTACGGAGGGCTTAAGTTTGGTTATGAGGGCATTCTTGACCCAGATACTGTTGTAAAAATGAAGAAAAAACTCATGGATAGTGTTCCTGAAGATGTAAGGGAATATATCAGTATAGAAACTTTAATTGCTATAGGTATTCCTGCCGATGAGATTATAAAGGTAGCCAGGAGAAAAAGGATAGATGCTATAGTGATGGGTACTCATGGGCGCGCAGGCATTTCCCATATGGTTATAGGTAGTGTAACAGAGAAGGTGATAAGGGCATCTCCTTGCCCGGTTCTCTGTATAAAGGACAACTAG
- a CDS encoding cation:proton antiporter — protein sequence MQILKKEYLRKKLPDEKYQTTITKKKTSGEAEEKDTPSSMSSQLHSNTSVEDGQSQLKEEKGTQTTVVKIEPHQVLIEKDDCSTPAIKEEKNVQEELSIHENSQSTVTEKEASLNGREKDVSQNTSIQEYSGASILGTQSSSLEEHGTQLSITIEERTQTSAGDNEQQKIIPDEKQPSSLPEEKSLIDLQSNTTGTEISQDMKERGSSSTPPELPATTVHEKEVLSAFNTESSKNSEIKSLDNENEQKGIQERKIILDEENDTLSVIPPHVFSTPPVNKGESLVKEENRTQTSAMEDKRLQGISEEKVPPTAMSKSSNTAEGGKSVSLPGNAIEYKKEKQVSEIIKGKEEVKSTWSIWHTNQTLSIILAVAITLIAAKIGGWIANMVKLPEVVGNLIIGMVLGNIYFFTEWNFFDFLKTMPFLKVVSYFGTLLLLLTAGLHTDLKALLRVGATSFLVSIGGIIAPAGLSLVVGYFLLPGATFGANLILAIIICNTSTGLLFATLSELKAINTLEGRVITGATILTEIIVILTFGIVSGIAVRGEVSVLGVLVTVVIAFSFLAIVLISVLKYGESFGNFLTSKFAEGLKISIVVTLSLLFAFISGSIGLHGVIGAFAAGLLLRNVKFKDSDDKEYSNIERIIRPYYMILVPILFVRVGAQVDLKSFLDIHAILLGLAITGAAILGKLFCSVCPIEKGINRLAIGIGMAMKLEGTLILAGISRDIGILDDVVFSSIIMVIVLTSTICPSFLRISLLRKKDIYWKSAHSIVGRKEMEKVTID from the coding sequence TTGCAGATTCTGAAGAAAGAGTATCTTCGAAAGAAACTTCCTGATGAGAAATATCAAACAACTATTACGAAAAAGAAAACATCAGGAGAAGCTGAGGAAAAGGATACACCTTCAAGTATGTCTTCACAGCTACATTCTAATACATCTGTTGAAGACGGACAATCTCAGTTGAAAGAGGAAAAAGGAACACAAACTACTGTTGTTAAAATAGAGCCTCATCAGGTACTTATCGAAAAAGATGATTGCTCTACGCCTGCGATAAAAGAAGAAAAAAATGTTCAAGAAGAACTATCTATTCATGAAAATAGTCAGTCGACTGTTACAGAAAAAGAGGCTTCTTTAAATGGCAGAGAAAAAGATGTCTCTCAAAATACATCAATACAAGAATATTCAGGTGCGTCAATCTTAGGGACACAATCTTCTTCTCTCGAGGAGCATGGAACGCAATTATCTATAACTATAGAAGAAAGAACACAGACATCTGCTGGGGATAATGAACAGCAGAAGATTATTCCTGATGAGAAACAACCTTCTTCCCTACCAGAAGAAAAATCGCTCATTGATCTCCAATCAAATACTACGGGGACTGAAATTTCTCAGGATATGAAAGAGAGGGGAAGTTCTTCAACTCCGCCAGAACTTCCTGCAACAACTGTTCATGAGAAGGAAGTTCTTTCTGCATTTAATACTGAAAGTAGTAAAAATTCAGAGATAAAATCTCTTGATAATGAAAATGAACAAAAAGGTATCCAGGAGAGAAAGATTATCTTAGACGAAGAGAATGATACTCTTTCTGTTATACCTCCCCATGTGTTTTCTACCCCTCCTGTTAACAAAGGGGAGTCCTTGGTTAAAGAAGAAAACAGGACACAAACATCTGCTATGGAGGATAAACGCTTACAAGGCATCTCTGAAGAGAAAGTTCCACCAACCGCTATGAGTAAGTCTTCGAATACAGCAGAAGGGGGAAAATCTGTATCATTACCCGGGAACGCAATTGAGTATAAGAAAGAAAAACAAGTTAGTGAGATAATAAAAGGGAAGGAAGAGGTAAAATCGACATGGAGCATATGGCATACAAATCAAACCCTCAGTATCATCCTTGCAGTTGCTATTACCCTTATAGCTGCCAAAATTGGTGGGTGGATAGCAAATATGGTGAAGCTTCCCGAGGTAGTAGGAAATTTAATCATAGGGATGGTATTGGGTAATATTTATTTTTTTACTGAATGGAATTTTTTTGATTTTCTCAAGACAATGCCATTTTTGAAAGTGGTCTCCTATTTTGGGACTTTATTGCTTCTTTTAACCGCAGGCCTTCATACAGACCTCAAGGCGTTATTAAGGGTTGGTGCCACCTCTTTTCTTGTAAGTATTGGTGGTATAATAGCTCCAGCGGGTTTGAGTCTTGTTGTTGGATATTTTCTTCTTCCCGGTGCTACCTTTGGTGCAAATTTAATTTTGGCGATTATTATTTGTAATACAAGTACAGGCTTATTATTTGCAACTCTGAGTGAACTAAAGGCGATAAATACTTTGGAAGGGAGGGTGATAACGGGAGCAACGATCCTTACGGAAATTATTGTAATTTTGACCTTCGGTATCGTAAGCGGAATTGCAGTGAGAGGTGAAGTTTCTGTATTGGGTGTATTAGTTACCGTTGTTATTGCATTTTCCTTTCTCGCTATTGTTTTGATATCGGTTTTAAAATATGGAGAAAGTTTTGGAAACTTCCTAACGAGTAAATTTGCCGAAGGTTTAAAAATATCGATTGTTGTAACTTTATCTCTTTTGTTTGCTTTTATTTCCGGGTCAATTGGACTTCACGGTGTAATAGGTGCTTTTGCTGCAGGTTTACTTCTGCGAAATGTAAAGTTCAAAGATTCGGATGATAAAGAGTATAGCAATATAGAGCGAATTATCCGGCCATATTATATGATTCTTGTACCGATACTTTTTGTGCGGGTTGGGGCTCAGGTAGACTTGAAAAGTTTTTTGGATATACATGCAATCCTTCTCGGCCTTGCGATAACAGGAGCTGCTATTCTGGGAAAGCTATTTTGCAGTGTTTGTCCAATCGAGAAAGGTATAAATCGTCTGGCTATAGGTATAGGCATGGCGATGAAGTTAGAAGGTACCTTGATTTTGGCCGGAATAAGCAGGGATATAGGAATACTGGATGATGTTGTATTTTCCTCTATTATTATGGTAATAGTACTTACTTCCACGATATGCCCTTCTTTTTTGAGAATATCCTTACTCAGGAAAAAAGATATTTATTGGAAAAGTGCTCATAGTATTGTGGGAAGAAAAGAGATGGAAAAAGTTACTATTGATTAA
- a CDS encoding tetratricopeptide repeat protein yields the protein MKTYIFAILIMVTFVNKGYSQDQEKDKFLDISIESFKQAIEKNPHFTEAHYNLGIAYGEKRMTEDAIREYKKAIEIDPGFVKAYNNLGVTYYEVGRLDEAVESLRKAIAASPQYIEAFYNLGIAYYGKKQYSDAIEAFKKTLEFNPEFDKGYYNLGVVYVAMDAIDDAIRAFKGTLEINPKYADAYYNLGIAYAKNNQYDDAIKSLEKALEINPNDYKVHFALGVIYQAKWKAKED from the coding sequence ATGAAAACGTATATTTTTGCAATACTTATAATGGTGACTTTCGTAAATAAAGGTTATAGTCAAGACCAGGAGAAAGATAAATTCCTTGATATTTCAATAGAATCCTTCAAGCAGGCAATAGAAAAAAATCCTCATTTTACCGAGGCTCATTATAATCTTGGAATTGCATACGGTGAAAAAAGGATGACGGAAGATGCCATCCGTGAGTACAAAAAGGCTATAGAGATAGACCCGGGTTTTGTAAAGGCTTATAATAATCTTGGTGTTACTTATTATGAGGTGGGGAGACTGGATGAAGCCGTTGAATCCTTAAGAAAGGCTATTGCTGCATCACCCCAATATATTGAAGCATTCTATAACTTGGGCATTGCTTATTATGGGAAAAAGCAATATAGCGATGCCATTGAAGCCTTTAAAAAGACCCTAGAGTTTAATCCGGAATTTGATAAGGGTTATTATAACTTAGGTGTTGTGTATGTTGCTATGGATGCAATTGACGATGCTATTCGTGCTTTTAAGGGTACTCTGGAAATTAACCCTAAATATGCTGATGCCTATTATAACTTGGGTATTGCCTATGCAAAGAACAACCAGTATGACGATGCTATTAAATCTTTAGAAAAGGCCTTAGAAATTAATCCCAATGATTACAAAGTACATTTTGCTTTGGGGGTAATCTATCAGGCTAAATGGAAGGCAAAGGAGGATTAA
- a CDS encoding molybdopterin-dependent oxidoreductase has product MKLTRRTFLQVAGATGATFTLANKAMAFRLLKPAVEVGNPLDAYPDRAWESVYREQYRYDRTFTYCCSPNDTHACRVRAFVRNEVLMRVEQNYDHQNYADLYGNKATRNWNPRMCLKGYTFHRRVYGPYRLRYPLIRKGWKQWADDGFPELTPENKSKYMFDARGQDELLKASWDDAWTYAAKGIIHITKKYSGEEGARKLLDQGYPKEMVDAMKGAGTRTFKGRGGMGLLGVIGKYGMYRFNNSLALVDSHNRGVGPDKALGGRNWSNYTWHGDQAPGHPFVHGLQTSDVDMNDVRFSKLVIQTGKNLIENKMPEAHWLTQVFERGGKLVVITPEYSPSAQKADYWIPIKCNTDTALFLGITKILMDEKLYDADYVKKFTDFPLLVRTDTLKRLQAKDIFPDYKLEDMSHGASYKIHGLHDDQREIIGDFVVWDAKTNSPKPITRDDVGDKLVAKGIDPALDGIFKVKTVDGKEIEVMPLFEMYKIHLKDYDIDSVVEMTNSPKELIVRLAHDIATIKPVAIHYGEGINHWFHATLFNRSTYLPLMLTGNIGCPGSGSHTWSGNYKAGNFQASKWSGPGFYGWVAEDVFNPNLDPDAPATELKVKGRAYDEEVAYWNHNDRPLIVNTPKYGRKCFTGKTHMPTPTKIMWFTNVNLVNNAKHVYQMLKNVNPNIEQIMSNDIEMTGSIEYADFAFPANSWAEFETHEITTSCSNPFIQIWKGGIKPVNDSKDDVMILAGMGAKLGELLRDMRFHDVWKFALEGRPEVYIQRLLDGSTTTKGYSFVDIINGKYGEPGVALLLYRTYPRHPFWEQVHESLPFYTPTGRLQGYNDESEIIEYGENFIVHREGPEATQYLPNVIVSTNPYIRPDDYGIPENAEHWDERTVRNIKKSWAETKKTKNFLWEKGYKFYCVTPKSRHTVHSQWAVTDWNFIWNNNFGDPYRMDKRMPGVGEHQIHMNPEAAKDLGINDGDYVYVDANPADRPYEGWKPSDPFYKVARLMLRCKYNPAYPYG; this is encoded by the coding sequence ATGAAACTTACGAGGAGGACTTTCCTACAGGTGGCAGGCGCAACGGGTGCGACCTTTACCCTTGCCAATAAGGCAATGGCGTTCAGGTTATTAAAGCCCGCTGTAGAAGTTGGAAACCCCCTGGATGCTTATCCAGACCGTGCATGGGAAAGTGTATATCGAGAACAGTACCGGTACGATCGTACCTTCACTTATTGTTGCTCTCCCAATGATACCCATGCCTGTAGAGTGAGGGCGTTTGTGAGAAACGAAGTACTCATGAGGGTTGAACAGAATTATGATCATCAGAACTACGCAGACCTGTATGGAAATAAGGCTACAAGGAACTGGAACCCCAGGATGTGCCTGAAAGGATATACCTTCCATCGCAGGGTATACGGCCCCTATCGATTACGGTATCCTCTGATCCGAAAGGGATGGAAGCAATGGGCTGATGATGGATTCCCGGAACTAACACCGGAAAATAAATCAAAGTATATGTTTGATGCCAGAGGTCAGGATGAACTCTTAAAGGCCTCCTGGGATGATGCCTGGACCTATGCTGCAAAGGGTATTATCCACATTACCAAGAAGTACAGTGGAGAAGAAGGCGCACGGAAACTCCTGGATCAAGGCTATCCTAAAGAGATGGTTGATGCGATGAAGGGTGCCGGCACACGAACCTTTAAGGGACGCGGTGGTATGGGTCTCTTGGGTGTTATTGGTAAATACGGGATGTACCGGTTTAACAATTCCCTTGCCCTGGTCGATAGTCACAACAGAGGTGTTGGTCCTGACAAGGCATTGGGCGGAAGAAACTGGTCAAACTATACCTGGCATGGTGATCAGGCCCCCGGACATCCGTTTGTCCATGGATTGCAGACATCGGATGTAGATATGAACGATGTACGATTCTCAAAGTTGGTAATCCAGACCGGAAAGAACCTTATTGAGAATAAGATGCCTGAGGCACACTGGTTAACACAGGTTTTCGAGAGAGGTGGGAAGCTGGTTGTTATTACCCCCGAATATAGCCCATCTGCTCAAAAGGCAGATTACTGGATACCGATCAAGTGTAATACCGATACGGCATTGTTCCTGGGGATAACCAAGATCCTCATGGATGAGAAACTGTATGATGCAGATTATGTGAAGAAGTTTACCGATTTCCCCTTACTCGTTCGAACAGATACCTTGAAGAGACTGCAGGCGAAAGATATCTTCCCGGATTATAAACTAGAGGATATGTCACATGGGGCAAGCTATAAGATTCACGGCTTACATGACGACCAGAGGGAGATTATCGGAGACTTTGTGGTATGGGATGCAAAGACAAATAGCCCGAAACCGATTACCCGTGATGATGTTGGTGATAAGCTTGTTGCAAAGGGTATTGATCCGGCTCTCGATGGAATATTCAAGGTGAAAACGGTAGATGGCAAAGAGATTGAGGTCATGCCGCTCTTTGAGATGTATAAAATACATCTGAAAGATTACGATATTGATAGTGTCGTTGAAATGACGAATTCACCAAAAGAGTTAATCGTAAGGCTGGCACATGATATAGCAACCATTAAGCCGGTAGCGATCCATTATGGTGAGGGTATTAACCACTGGTTCCATGCAACATTGTTTAACAGATCAACTTATTTACCTCTGATGTTAACAGGGAATATCGGTTGTCCTGGTTCAGGCTCTCATACCTGGTCGGGTAACTATAAGGCAGGCAATTTCCAGGCATCAAAGTGGAGTGGTCCCGGATTCTATGGATGGGTAGCAGAGGATGTATTTAACCCGAACCTTGATCCCGATGCACCTGCAACGGAACTCAAGGTAAAGGGACGTGCCTATGATGAAGAAGTGGCGTACTGGAATCACAATGACAGGCCGTTAATTGTGAATACCCCAAAGTATGGACGGAAATGCTTTACGGGTAAAACCCACATGCCGACACCAACGAAGATCATGTGGTTTACGAACGTAAACCTGGTAAACAATGCCAAGCATGTGTACCAGATGCTGAAGAATGTCAATCCCAATATCGAACAAATCATGTCGAACGATATAGAGATGACCGGTTCTATTGAATATGCCGATTTTGCATTTCCGGCGAACTCCTGGGCAGAGTTTGAGACCCATGAGATTACCACCTCATGCTCCAATCCCTTCATTCAGATATGGAAGGGTGGCATAAAACCGGTGAACGACTCTAAGGATGATGTGATGATCCTTGCGGGTATGGGAGCCAAGCTCGGAGAACTCCTCAGAGATATGAGATTCCATGATGTTTGGAAGTTTGCCCTTGAGGGAAGACCAGAGGTCTATATCCAGAGATTATTGGATGGCAGTACGACGACAAAGGGGTACAGTTTTGTTGACATCATTAATGGGAAATATGGCGAGCCAGGAGTTGCCTTGTTGCTCTACCGTACCTATCCGAGACATCCATTCTGGGAACAGGTACATGAGAGCCTTCCCTTCTATACACCGACAGGAAGGTTACAGGGGTACAATGATGAATCGGAGATTATTGAGTACGGAGAGAACTTTATCGTACATCGTGAAGGACCGGAGGCAACCCAGTATCTTCCGAATGTCATCGTCAGCACCAATCCGTATATCCGTCCGGATGATTATGGAATACCGGAGAATGCAGAACATTGGGATGAGAGAACGGTAAGGAACATCAAGAAGTCATGGGCTGAGACAAAGAAAACGAAGAACTTCTTGTGGGAGAAGGGATATAAGTTCTATTGTGTAACACCGAAATCCCGCCATACGGTACACTCCCAGTGGGCAGTAACGGACTGGAACTTTATCTGGAATAACAACTTTGGTGACCCCTACAGGATGGACAAGAGAATGCCAGGGGTGGGAGAACATCAAATCCATATGAATCCGGAAGCTGCGAAGGATTTAGGTATCAATGATGGTGATTATGTGTATGTAGATGCCAACCCTGCGGACAGGCCGTATGAGGGATGGAAGCCAAGCGACCCGTTCTATAAGGTAGCGCGTCTGATGTTACGGTGTAAGTACAATCCGGCATATCCGTATGGGTGA
- a CDS encoding SDR family oxidoreductase, whose protein sequence is MTQQFQEKKYPPQHQEQQPGKEHQMQPKPKSQMKEYRGCDKLQDKVALITGGDSGIGRAAAIAFAKEGAQVSVVYHNEHKDAEETRRLIEKEGRRCLLIAGDVGDGVFCSQAVKKTVNELGKLDILVNNAAVQFVQESIENITEEQLVTTFRTNIFSYFFMTRAALKHLGKGSTIINTTSVTAYRGSPHLLDYSSTKGAIVSFTRSLALSLIKEGIRVNAVAPGPVWTPLIPASFPEEKVESFGAQVPMERAGEPDEIAPCYVFLASNDSSYITGQVLHPNGGEMVGG, encoded by the coding sequence ATGACTCAACAATTTCAGGAAAAAAAGTATCCGCCTCAACACCAGGAACAGCAACCGGGAAAAGAACATCAAATGCAGCCCAAGCCGAAAAGTCAGATGAAGGAGTACCGTGGCTGCGATAAGTTACAGGACAAGGTAGCTCTTATCACGGGCGGGGATAGTGGTATAGGGAGGGCTGCAGCTATCGCCTTTGCCAAGGAAGGGGCACAGGTATCTGTCGTATATCATAATGAGCATAAAGATGCAGAGGAAACCCGCAGATTAATAGAAAAGGAAGGACGTCGTTGTTTATTGATTGCGGGTGATGTTGGTGATGGGGTATTCTGCTCACAAGCAGTCAAGAAGACCGTTAATGAACTAGGTAAGCTCGATATCCTAGTCAACAATGCTGCCGTACAGTTTGTTCAGGAAAGCATAGAAAATATTACAGAGGAACAATTGGTAACTACATTCCGTACCAACATTTTCTCGTATTTTTTTATGACCCGAGCGGCCTTAAAACATTTAGGGAAAGGTTCTACTATCATTAATACCACCTCCGTCACTGCATATCGGGGCAGCCCGCATCTTTTGGATTACTCCTCTACGAAAGGCGCAATTGTTTCCTTTACTCGTTCGCTGGCCTTATCCCTGATCAAAGAAGGCATCCGTGTAAATGCTGTAGCACCTGGACCGGTTTGGACACCGCTCATTCCTGCCAGTTTTCCTGAAGAAAAGGTAGAGAGTTTCGGCGCCCAGGTTCCTATGGAGAGGGCAGGAGAACCAGATGAAATTGCCCCTTGTTATGTATTTTTAGCCTCTAACGATTCCTCATACATAACAGGACAAGTTCTTCACCCTAACGGCGGAGAGATGGTCGGCGGGTAA
- a CDS encoding DUF5752 family protein, with protein MNTLGKAKEPFIFSTQFSLTELTGLKATNLQQLLDLIKTVPGSVIYHHTHHFLQEHQYLLPEPPNDFSYWVTEFLGEARLGEYLLSIDTIQYATIRELRDKIARTIEDYVKDYPTSLNKFTTTGEEFRFLKSVSFVLQTPHKASDLKEFKTALQKVTPRSLYFHMFEARLRIRQGINDFSKWLEDCLSENKLANKIAALDPYTYTLENLRFTIIKLVEKRITESLKEHPVIPEALPR; from the coding sequence ATGAATACATTAGGAAAAGCAAAGGAACCTTTTATATTTTCTACACAATTCTCTCTCACCGAGCTTACAGGGCTAAAAGCAACAAATTTGCAACAGTTACTAGACCTCATCAAGACCGTTCCAGGATCAGTTATTTATCATCATACCCATCATTTTCTCCAGGAACATCAATATTTATTACCTGAACCGCCAAATGATTTTTCCTACTGGGTTACTGAATTTTTAGGTGAAGCAAGGCTTGGTGAATATTTGCTGAGCATTGATACCATTCAGTACGCAACAATTCGTGAACTCCGTGATAAAATAGCTCGTACCATTGAAGATTACGTTAAAGACTACCCAACATCATTGAATAAATTTACAACCACAGGAGAAGAGTTCCGTTTTTTAAAATCTGTTAGCTTTGTTTTACAAACACCACATAAAGCTTCAGACCTTAAGGAATTCAAAACTGCATTGCAAAAAGTAACACCTCGTTCTCTCTATTTTCACATGTTTGAGGCAAGACTTCGTATAAGACAAGGCATTAATGATTTTTCTAAGTGGCTAGAAGATTGTTTATCAGAAAATAAACTGGCAAATAAAATAGCTGCCCTGGACCCCTATACCTATACTTTAGAAAATTTACGATTTACCATTATAAAGTTAGTCGAAAAAAGAATTACCGAATCTTTAAAGGAACATCCGGTTATTCCAGAAGCTCTTCCAAGATAA
- a CDS encoding glycosyltransferase encodes MAKISEYSSVVGSSTIEELQILAGRLHGKVVQNINSTATGGGVAELLSRIVPLLQELGVNTRWDVIKGGESFFNVTKKFHNALHGRPEEISPQMFEAFMETSQQNIDELKVYGDIMIIHDPQPIALIKKKLSMPGSKWAWRCHIDISSPDTHVWNFLKPFIHQYDSAIFSSPNFSPALPIRQFLILPSIDPLSDKNKDLPQETIDAVLEKYQIKKDKPIITQISRFDYLKDPIGVIEAYRLVKKRIDCQLILAGGTATDDPESSKVFADTKEIAGSDTDIHILPVPSGSDLEINALQRASTVIVQKSLREGFGLTVTEALWKAKPVVASSTGGIPLQIKHKYNGLLCHSIFGAALSIKQLLHNPEYAKRLGENGREHVKQNFILTRHLKDCLLLFLCMYHPDDIIHL; translated from the coding sequence ATGGCAAAAATTTCAGAATATAGTTCTGTAGTCGGTTCTAGCACCATTGAAGAGTTACAAATATTAGCAGGCAGACTTCACGGAAAAGTCGTTCAAAATATCAATTCTACTGCAACAGGAGGTGGTGTTGCAGAACTTCTCAGTCGAATTGTGCCTTTGTTACAGGAATTAGGGGTGAATACCAGGTGGGATGTAATTAAAGGCGGGGAGAGTTTCTTCAATGTTACAAAGAAATTCCACAATGCCTTGCACGGAAGGCCTGAAGAGATTAGTCCACAAATGTTTGAAGCATTTATGGAGACAAGTCAGCAAAACATTGACGAACTTAAGGTATATGGAGATATCATGATTATCCATGATCCACAACCTATTGCGCTTATTAAAAAAAAATTGTCTATGCCCGGTAGCAAGTGGGCCTGGCGATGTCATATCGACATCTCCTCCCCGGATACTCACGTATGGAATTTTCTAAAACCATTTATTCATCAGTATGATAGCGCGATTTTTTCTTCCCCAAATTTCTCACCAGCCTTACCTATCCGGCAATTTCTTATCCTGCCGTCTATCGATCCTTTAAGCGATAAGAATAAAGATCTGCCTCAAGAAACAATCGATGCGGTACTGGAAAAATATCAAATCAAGAAAGATAAACCTATTATTACCCAGATCTCACGGTTTGACTATCTGAAAGACCCTATTGGCGTTATTGAAGCCTACCGTTTAGTAAAGAAGCGTATCGACTGTCAACTCATTCTCGCCGGAGGAACAGCTACAGATGATCCGGAATCAAGCAAGGTTTTTGCAGACACAAAAGAAATAGCAGGAAGCGATACAGATATACATATTCTCCCTGTTCCATCCGGAAGTGACTTAGAAATCAATGCGCTACAAAGGGCGTCCACCGTCATTGTACAAAAATCACTGCGTGAAGGGTTTGGACTTACCGTAACCGAGGCATTATGGAAGGCAAAACCGGTTGTCGCTTCCAGCACCGGTGGTATCCCATTACAAATCAAACATAAATATAATGGACTTTTATGCCATAGTATTTTTGGCGCCGCTCTTTCTATAAAACAGTTATTACATAACCCAGAATATGCTAAAAGGCTCGGTGAAAATGGACGTGAACACGTTAAACAAAACTTTATCCTTACTCGTCATCTCAAGGATTGCCTGCTTTTATTCTTATGCATGTATCATCCTGACGATATCATTCATTTATAA
- a CDS encoding carbohydrate ABC transporter permease, with translation MNYYKKALFYLLVIIITIWSIFPFFWILLTSIKPPFQIMQLPPVFPTTITLAAYKNVLLKSYFPHYLFNSFMVSLSTVFITIPIALLAAYSISRFSFRGKTSILFMIIILFTLPSISLVAALYKLFYTLGWINLPISLIVTYSANNFPLAFFLLVKYLDKIPTDMDCAALIDGCTYFQAFRYIITPLSLPGVISAAVLIFIFCWNEFLFALTFTLDESSRLASVGIALFQGTFEIPWGDIAAASVIVTLPLLLFLLFFQKYIIQGLTAGALKG, from the coding sequence ATGAATTATTATAAAAAAGCTTTATTTTACCTGCTCGTAATTATTATTACCATTTGGAGTATATTTCCTTTCTTTTGGATTTTATTAACCTCCATCAAGCCTCCCTTTCAGATTATGCAATTACCACCAGTATTTCCCACTACCATTACTCTTGCTGCATATAAGAATGTCCTTCTGAAAAGTTATTTTCCTCATTATTTATTCAATAGTTTCATGGTATCGTTATCAACGGTATTCATTACAATACCAATCGCACTTCTTGCGGCTTACAGTATATCACGCTTCTCATTCCGAGGGAAAACGTCCATTCTCTTTATGATTATTATTTTATTTACCCTCCCTTCCATAAGCCTTGTAGCTGCCCTTTATAAACTATTTTATACCTTAGGCTGGATTAATCTTCCTATTTCTCTTATCGTTACGTACAGTGCCAATAATTTCCCTTTAGCCTTTTTTCTTCTGGTAAAATATCTTGATAAGATCCCAACAGATATGGACTGTGCTGCCCTTATTGATGGATGCACTTATTTTCAAGCCTTTCGGTACATTATTACTCCTTTATCATTACCGGGCGTTATTTCTGCAGCAGTTCTTATTTTTATTTTTTGCTGGAATGAATTTCTTTTTGCGCTTACTTTTACCCTTGATGAATCATCAAGATTAGCATCAGTAGGAATTGCATTATTTCAGGGTACCTTTGAAATTCCCTGGGGTGATATTGCAGCAGCATCAGTTATAGTAACACTTCCTCTTCTTCTGTTTTTGCTGTTTTTTCAAAAATATATTATACAGGGGCTAACAGCAGGAGCGCTCAAAGGATGA